A window from Candidatus Eisenbacteria bacterium encodes these proteins:
- a CDS encoding PilN domain-containing protein, protein MIRINLLPREERQQKRSFQLPKMGAIVPVLVLVGVVALFGAFSVIQTLQVGRLKADIARAKADAEKLRPQIQTIQELTQKREELQRRLGVISTLDKNRLIRVKLVDELSRCVPDHLWLSNYEEVGTDQVKIDGVTFSNLLVADFMSRLEASPLYGEVDLVVAEKGTIDQRNVVKFTVTAKMTLQSATSAQAPAATS, encoded by the coding sequence ATGATTCGCATCAACCTGCTGCCCAGGGAAGAGCGCCAGCAGAAGCGCAGCTTCCAGCTCCCGAAGATGGGCGCGATCGTGCCGGTCCTCGTCCTGGTCGGCGTCGTCGCGCTCTTCGGCGCGTTCTCGGTGATCCAGACCCTCCAGGTCGGGCGGCTGAAGGCGGACATCGCGCGCGCCAAGGCGGACGCCGAGAAGCTGCGGCCCCAGATCCAGACGATCCAGGAGCTCACGCAGAAGCGCGAGGAGCTCCAGCGCCGGCTCGGCGTGATCAGCACGCTCGACAAGAACCGGCTCATCCGGGTGAAGCTCGTGGACGAGCTCTCCCGCTGCGTTCCCGATCACCTCTGGCTCTCGAACTACGAGGAGGTGGGGACGGACCAGGTGAAGATCGACGGCGTCACCTTCTCCAACCTCCTCGTCGCGGACTTCATGTCGCGGCTCGAGGCCTCGCCGCTCTATGGCGAGGTCGACCTGGTCGTGGCGGAGAAGGGGACGATCGACCAGCGCAACGTGGTGAAGTTCACGGTCACGGCCAAGATGACCCTCCAGTCGGCGACCTCGGCGCAGGCGCCGGCGGCGACCTCCTGA
- the pilM gene encoding type IV pilus assembly protein PilM yields the protein MFGKKKSTIGLDIGSSSIKVVEIARDRTGDRLVNYGISEPLSEAIVDGEIMDRQMVHEAITNLMEARQIKCKNVVTAVSGRAVIVKKILMDRLNEEDAKEAIQWEAEQHVPYDINDVSLDFQIINPNVDQKKMQVLLVAAKKDMVANHADIIREAGLQPSIIDVDSFAIQNAVEANYDLAPGETVALLNIGAEITNLNIVRDSIPHFTKDLSVGANSFVEGIQRRHNVSQADAMSALRGHNEGGIDVASIVQATCEDLSVQIDRAIAFLKSAGDADRVDRILVSGGSARVPSLADVLAARHQVPVAIVNPVQRLSYDPGLFGGDAPESVAPVLTVAVGLALR from the coding sequence ATGTTCGGCAAGAAGAAGAGCACGATCGGCCTCGACATCGGGTCGAGCTCGATCAAGGTGGTGGAGATCGCGCGGGACCGCACCGGCGACCGTCTGGTCAATTACGGAATCTCCGAGCCTCTCTCCGAGGCCATCGTCGACGGCGAGATCATGGACCGCCAGATGGTCCACGAGGCCATCACCAACCTGATGGAAGCTCGCCAGATCAAGTGCAAGAACGTGGTGACCGCCGTCTCCGGCCGCGCCGTCATCGTGAAGAAGATCCTCATGGACCGCCTCAACGAGGAGGACGCCAAGGAGGCGATCCAGTGGGAGGCCGAGCAGCACGTCCCGTACGACATCAACGACGTGTCGCTCGACTTCCAGATCATCAATCCCAACGTCGACCAGAAGAAGATGCAGGTCCTGCTCGTCGCGGCGAAGAAGGACATGGTGGCGAACCACGCCGACATCATCCGCGAGGCCGGACTCCAGCCGTCGATCATCGACGTGGACTCGTTCGCGATCCAGAACGCCGTCGAGGCGAACTACGACCTCGCGCCCGGCGAGACGGTCGCGCTCCTGAACATCGGGGCGGAGATCACGAACCTGAACATCGTCCGGGACTCGATCCCCCACTTCACGAAGGATCTCTCGGTGGGCGCGAACTCGTTCGTCGAGGGAATCCAGCGCCGGCACAACGTGAGCCAGGCGGACGCGATGAGCGCGCTGCGGGGGCACAACGAGGGCGGCATCGACGTGGCGTCGATCGTCCAGGCCACGTGCGAGGACCTCTCGGTGCAGATCGATCGCGCGATCGCCTTCCTCAAGTCCGCGGGCGACGCGGACCGCGTGGACCGGATCCTCGTGTCCGGCGGGAGCGCGCGCGTGCCCAGCCTGGCGGACGTGCTCGCGGCGCGGCACCAGGTGCCCGTGGCCATCGTGAATCCCGTGCAGAGGCTCTCGTACGATCCGGGACTCTTCGGCGGCGACGCGCCGGAGAGCGTGGCCCCGGTCCTGACCGTCGCCGTCGGCCTCGCGCTGCGATAG
- the pilO gene encoding type 4a pilus biogenesis protein PilO has protein sequence MDLKDPKNQKLVLVGMGIVALVYLYIFADFVPFNYKARSKEIGGLKAEYTKEMNELTKAQQLVNRLPELKKEFALLNQRWAVAQELLPTQKEVASLLRKVTIAGQESGVKFVLFKPGTPNPGADFTENPVQVTVTGGFHRAGAFLGEIAELSRLVNVSQLRVKGFEKGDLDDTVQAEFVATAYTLAEGKPNEPAKQPGAAAK, from the coding sequence ATGGACCTGAAAGATCCGAAGAATCAGAAGCTGGTCCTGGTGGGCATGGGCATCGTCGCCCTCGTGTACCTCTACATCTTCGCGGACTTCGTGCCGTTCAACTACAAGGCGCGCTCCAAGGAGATCGGCGGCCTGAAGGCCGAGTACACGAAGGAGATGAACGAGCTCACGAAGGCGCAGCAGCTCGTGAACCGGCTGCCGGAGCTCAAGAAGGAGTTCGCGCTCCTGAACCAGCGCTGGGCGGTCGCGCAGGAGCTCCTGCCCACGCAGAAGGAGGTCGCGAGCCTGCTCCGCAAGGTGACGATCGCGGGCCAGGAGTCGGGCGTGAAGTTCGTGCTCTTCAAGCCGGGCACGCCGAACCCTGGGGCGGACTTCACCGAGAACCCGGTGCAGGTCACCGTCACCGGCGGCTTCCACCGCGCCGGGGCGTTCCTCGGAGAGATCGCGGAGCTCTCGCGGCTCGTGAACGTGTCGCAGCTCCGGGTGAAGGGGTTCGAGAAGGGGGATCTGGACGACACCGTCCAGGCGGAGTTCGTCGCGACCGCATACACGCTGGCCGAGGGGAAACCCAATGAACCTGCCAAGCAGCCTGGCGCTGCCGCAAAGTAA